AGAGTCATGATTCTTTAAGTTGGAGATTGTAtgctttttattgttttctctattgaacttgttttgtctaGCAACTGAGCTTGTAATCAAGATGGCCCTTGTAGATTGCTGAAGTAGTTGGttaatataattattcaatCCGGTTTCTTGGGTAAATAGAAATGAATGGACGGAATTTGACATGGAGGTAGACACCttccaagaaaaagaaaaaagggaaaactgAGGAAAGAAAAGTGTGAAATATTATGACTTTGTGTGGGTGCTTTTTTtcttagcacacaggcccaagtagaaacaaggatcctgggccctttatttgttgttttggtggactgggcttggttcaccgcagctaaatgggggtTGATTatgaaccaagttgtgcgcaagtcacataaatctcctcaaggcaaaatgcgattcctcctaagcaataaaaaatatcattataagtgttttagtgtcACAAAATGACCAtttactcttacaaaataagtaaaataattattcataatattcacaatgagaaacAGATTGAAATAGAGTATTTGAgacttatcttttattgtgtaaacatttaaaaaagttcattcacttggtaccccgggcgtactgtcgtggtATTCCGAGGCGTACTGTCATGGTTCCCAAGGTactaggcctgtaagaacccagaatgcTGATTCTCTGAACTACACGATCTTTCTTCATGCTtattatgcaatggagttttgtcctttccctTACCTCTCTAGGTCCTACATAAGAACAAACTATACAAcacacatatcttcaaataattgttagtttcttagattaggatatatattttaatacatatacatatatgcaaatgaatttcatgagaatgattcagccacgaggatcctagctcaaattctcacagacttagtgcttttgcacaagacttggggaatttggaactcaagtccaaGTGGCTTTGCATGGGCATTGCCTTCCAAGCTAGTTAGGTGAGAAGGATTTTTGTGGGAGAGAGTGATATCTGATGTGTGCATGTTTTGGCATATGTTTCTTTGGAGGCTAAATGTGTCCAAGGCCCAAGTTGAAGTGAGGACTCCAATAAAAAGACTCAGCTTTTGGCTAAGTAAAAGGAAAACtagcaagcaagaatatatgtattgaacaACAAGAAAACAGCAAAGGAAAACAATGTAATAAAGAAACACACGAAATAACTGTTAAGGATCCTTAAATCagtatgaaatattttattatttttcttaattgtgaaTTACAATGTGCTTATTAAGATGTGTTACAAGGtacaaataagctcaaaaattacagacttagatggtTATCTAAGCCTCTAAGGCTTGCAAaatttgaatccctttgaatctAAGTTTATATTCTATAGTGGCTGTTATGAGATACCGAGCGCTATTTTtctactttctttgagtttttaaCAGAGTTTTCTCAACGATTCTTGTTCTGATTCCCTATTGCTGAATCCCCTTTCAATGTTGGCTgtcttctccttttatagtgtcattttAGGGTTTAGGATACCACTGATTCCCCCTTTTAGCTCACTGGATACCAGAGCCCCTGTTATGCTAGCCATTTTGACAGCTGATTATTTCTCTGTTTCTCATAGTTTTCTTCTTTTAGTCTTGTTTTCCTAAAAGTCACTTGCTAACTTTCTATTCCGGGGTGTCCTTGGAGAGCTAACCTTCACCCTCTCTTCTTTTAAGGCTTTTTACCTTTTAGACTTGGCTTTTTGGCCATCCTTCTTGCTGTCATTTTTCCTAAGTGAGCAGAATCCATTCCTGTTGGGTTGAAGGTTTTCCCAGCCACTTCCCTTTATAGTTCTTCATTCTGGGTTTCTCGAGGTACCAGTcttttgttcatgaattgtcaTTCTCCAAGCTTTCTGGTTCTTTGCTACACTACTGAGTGCTTGAGAAAgatatatttgtttttcatttcttgtatttcgtggtacccTTCTTGAACTGTCTCAATCTCACGTTAGCTGTGCTGCACGTCCCAAGGATCTCGAGCCTTTAGCAGCCTCTGGatatcccggcccagttctttcactggattttgctagatttttaatggcctttttgctggaaatctgaacatacaTAGAGCCTTAATATTGATTCTTAGCTTcatgaattgggccttcttttattAAGACCCATGGTCTTCCTTTACTTTTCATGAAATtggctttcttgtgaaattttggtccTCAACAGACTTATTCCTTTAATGATGAGATACTATGGAATTATGGATTACAACTTGCAAGTCTTATTGGCTAAAATAATCTTCGTACACCTAAAGGAGGTCAAGTATTGTGTGGAtttaggttatatatatatatatatatatatatatatatatgtttggagTTTGGACACCATGGATAGTGAAGGTGTTGGTATGGGCTGTTGCCCTCAACTTCTTTAAAAGGCATGTGCAGTGTCGGTACTTCCACTCCTCTTATAACAAGAGGACCTAGATTCAATAGCATTGCATATATTAAAGAGAAATCACTTAGCCAAAGACATAACAGAATGCATCAATTGAGGAAAGACGGAAGTTTGAATTGCCCTAGGATTGGCCAATGATTCGGCAGGTTCTTtagtatttaactatttatttattggctTGGGGTAAATTACGTAAATAAACAATCAACTCAGACAAGATTTCGAAGGTAAACTATTACCTTTGTAGCTAACCATAAAATCATAGATAAAACCCACAGGTAAAATCATCTGAATGGATTCTTGATAATTTGCATTGAaagttgaatttttaaaaattataacttatcTCAATAGCCTAAGGCCCTAAGCTGTTAATTAACAGAATATGTAATCTGTTAAATTttactttaagaaaaaatatttaaaaactattgaatttattaatttatatattttcaattaacaTAGCAACATGTTGTCATTACAAGGACTTGGACTTGCAAGCTGATATCCAGTATGCATATCTCAGTCAACCATGGCTCATTGAGTCATTTTCCTATTTTGAATCATCTCATTCGGTTAATTGAAGGACTGCCCATCTGGAAGCAACCAAATAGTGAATGCTATAACTTAAGTTTACTGAAGATATGGAGCAAAAACTGTCATAACTTCCCTGTAAACAGGCTTATTAAAATCCACTGCCTGCACAGAATGGAAAAAAGACCATGTAAGTAAACCAACAAGACCCCAAAATACCAATTCTAGCCATTTAAAAGAAGATACTATCTACCCACAAGCTCAACTATTTGTTCTGGAGATATCCATGACCACTTGCCAAACTCAGCTTTCTCAGTCCCATCACCCAACAGATTGATTTCTTCATCCTTCCCAGTGAATTTAAGAAGAAACCTGAAAGGGTTTGCAAGTAGTTTTACAACAAAATACTAAATGGCCTGTAGCTCTGTaaattgtttcttcttcttatccTCTGTTTCTGCAGTAGTAGCAGTAGCTTCTGCAGTGACTTTCCTCTTAGCTTTCTTCTCTTTAGATGAGACTTCCTTAGATTCATCTCTATTGCTTTCACAGAAgttaaatacaaatttacacTCACAGGCATGTACATCTATGGAGAtaaatttaattctaaaattactTGCGTATCCAAATTACTATATTCTACGTGcccccaaccaaaaaaatatgtaattttgtacCCTAGATTAGGTTATGTTAGGTTGAATACATCCAATGGTTACAAGTTGATATTTCAGTTGTCCTGGGTTTGATAAACTAATCCTCAGCTTGGTTAATTCCCTAAACTGAATCTGACCTAATCTAGACTCAGTTGCAGCCTTTCACCATATATACCACATCTAACAATGTATGGCTGTATCATTTGCTCACCACTTATGTGCTTGACCCTTCCAGTCTGATCCCCACTGATGTTTAAGCTTTTCCCTGACTTCAGGTGGGAAGTCATATGTCAACCAATAAGGTTGAAACCCAACTCAAGCTTTAACTTATTGCTAACAatggaattgattaaaataACAAGCATGAGTTGATAGACAACCGTGGAGCATTAGTCCTAAAATTACTgacagactttttttttttttacttaggcTACATTATTGTTTTTAGCCCAcgtacaaaaaaagaaaaggaggacATGGCACTTCTGCCCCTCACAAAAATAAGAACCCCAATAAACCTAGATGCCATGGCACTTCTGCCCCCCCATAAAAAACACATGCAAAGCAAAGTGGATATTAAACATTGGCATACCTTCAAAAACCatgtattctctctctctctctctctctctctctctctctctctgcgaaTTAAGAAAAGCAGAAACTGCAGAATGGTAGATCATCAAATCAATTTTGATTTCAAGGTTGGAAGTTCTTAGCACTTCTCAAGTAAATACAAACTattgtaataaattttggttcaaaaataAGGTAGAACCTCTAGGTATTTAAGTATAAGGATATATCTGCAATATTTTTGCTTCTGAATTTAGTTTTGTGTAACTCATGTGTCAAGGTAGGGTTAGATTTATCAGTTCTGTGGTCAGAAGGCAGTATGTTGATGTTGACAAAACATGGACGCCAAGTTTGGTTGGCCATCATCTGTAAAAGTTATGGATTTACATAATCTTAaagaaatgaatgaagaaaACATGGGAAAACCAGCTACTTGATTGATGTGTGATGGCCAAGAACCCTAGTTCATGTTCAACTCATCTCTCCTATAGTCCTCAATTGTCCAgttttctattttgattaatggggCGCCAGCTGATTTTTTTGGGAGCACGAGAGGCCTAAGACAAGGAGACCCGCTATCTCCAATGTTGTTTTTGGTTATGATGGAGGTCTTAAGTAGGATGTTGAAAAGAGTTGAAGGTGCTGGCTTGATCAAGGCTTTTCAAGCTGTAGGCAGACGAGGTGTAGGGGAATGTGTCTCGCATCTTCTGTTTGCGGATGATACTATTCTATTCTGTGATGCGGATGTGGAGCAGATCCTTCATGTGCGGATGCTTCTCCTTTGTTTCCAGGCTGTGACAGGTTTGAAGGTTAATGTCTTGAAGAGCGAGTTGGTTCCTATAGGGGAGGTTAACAATATTCATGCCTTGGCAGAGATTCTGGGCTGTCGGATTGGGTCTTTGCCTATGACCTATCTTGGTATGCCGTTGGGGGCTTCCCATAAGTCCCcttctatttggaatcctatcttgGAAAAATTAATTGGAAATTGGCCGagtggaagaagttgtatttgtcaaaaggtggTAGATTGACGCTGCTTAAGAGTACGCTTTCTAACCTTCCTACCTACTATTTATCCCTTTTTACCATCCCTTCGCATGTGGCTAATAAGATTGAGAAGATTCAGAGGGACTTCTTGTGGGGGGATTCGAAGGTTCATTTGGTGGGGTGGGATAAGGTGTGTGCTCCTAAGGCTAATGGTGGTTTGGGAATAAGGAAGTTAACTACGTTTAATAAAGCTTTACTAGGAAAATGGTTATGGCGGTTTGGGGTTGAGGAAACTCGTCTTTGGAGGAGGGTGGTAGCTTtgaagtttggggaagagtGGGGGGGTTGGTCTTCCAAACTGGGCAGGGgtgttcatgggtgtggtttatGGAGAAGTATCCGAAAAGGTTGGGAGGTGTTTAGCAAACACATTCGGTTTGAGGTAGGGGTAggggatagagtgaagttttggacgGACCAGTGGTGTGGGGACTCACCACTCCATCTATCCTTCCCGGTAGTGTATGGGATTGCTACTAATAGAGAGGCATCTGTGGCCTCGTCTCTCGAACGGCTGGGGACCGAGGCTTGGAGAAACTGGAAGGTTCTTTTACTTAGAAATCCAAATGACTGGGAGACGGGTGTTGTGGATGAATTCCTTCAAACCCTGGGTTCTAATTTACCTCATTCTGAGCAAGGAGACCGCATGATTTGGAAATTGTCGAAGAAGGGGGTTTTTGACATCCACTCGTTCTACGATAAGCTCCAAAGTTCCCTGCCTAttatctttccttggaaaggtatttggaaggcTAAGGCTCCTACGCATgcctctttctttgtttggactgcaaCTTGGGAGAAGATTCTTACAGGGGATATTCTGCGGTGTAGAGGCTTCGATTTTGTTGGTTGGTGCATTTTGTGCCGTTGTAATGGGGAGACGGTGAATCATTTGCTTCTCCATTGTGAAAAAGCTTATCAGTTGTGGAGCTTggtttttagatcttttgggatttcttgggtcttgccaaGATCGGTTGCAGCTACGCTTTTCGGTTGGTGGAATTAGTTTGGAAAGCACTCTTCTAGCGTTTGGAATCTAGCTCCGTTGTGcctaatgtggtgtatttggagggaacgAAATTGGCGTACTTTTAAGGACAGGGACAAATCCAATGACCAGTTGCTCGCTTATTTTAGTGGCTCTCTTTTTTATTagtctagggcttggggactcacctctagtgattctatCCCTATGTTCCTTAGTTCTCTTCTTTGTAATTAGTTCTTTGTTGTTtccgtttgttttcttgttttttctttttcttctctctttttgtttgtttccttctcTGTATTCTCTATTCTGCCTTATGTTTTCATGAGGTAGCTTCTTgaatatatatctttcttacttatcaaaaaaaaaaaaaaaaaaaaactttccttttttctttctatgcaCGTGTAGGTGTATTCCAACCCCAATTACAAACAAAAATGTGACATTTTAGCCATTTTTCATAATGCTTGACCAAAGTCACCAAACCAGTCATTATATGCAGCTTGGTAAGATTGACGTGGGACAGAGGTGGTGATACCAAATCTAATGTAGGAGTTTCTGGAAAGCATTTGTTGTAGTGTTGAGGAAGACCTAGGATTAGGGTtttaaagtggaaaaaaaaaagagagagattagatTAAGCTTTACTTACAGAGTAACATAACGAGTATGCTCTGAAGCTCAAAATAGGTGATTTATTAAAGATCAGATCTGATATGGGGCAGCAAACAGTAAATCAGAACTCTACTAGATCTAGTTTTGTGAGCTTGGAGGCTAATAAAAGGTGGACTGTGCTAGGCTTTTAACTATAATCTATAAAGTTCAGGGTTCTAAGAGCGAGGAATCGAGGTCTGGTTACAAGGTTTAAACTTTCAAGTTGCtgaaaattaaagagaaaagcTTCTAGGTATCAAAGCTAGTTTTCCTAAGCATCAAGCTTAGGGTGTCCTTGGCATCACACCTCATAGAAGAAGGGTTGCATCACGTAAACTTCAAAGCATACTTGCTACAATATTCTCATACAACTTGTTCTGTCCATTGAATGAATACTGTAACATCAATATATGTAGCCAACTAAACCTAACCCTATCAGACTCTTGGCTTGACTACTAATTCCAAGCTATTAGAACCCACAAATAAAGCCTAACAACATATGAAAACCCATAAAAGACCCAATCGACGAAAAGTTCAGCCCATACCCTAAAACctgaaaattacaaaacaccCTAgacttttttatattaaaaaataacactAAATTATACTAACCAATAACTTTCTATTGTAAAGAAACACCCAAATACAACTCAATAATATCTAATGTAGCCTAAAGGAGTGTGCTCCTTAAGGCCCTTAGACTATAATATCTAATGTAGACTATATTTTTGAAGAATTTTGATCTATATATTGCTCTTTCAAAGATATTGGATCAATCTCTCACAGTCCACAGACACAGAAATACACAACTAAGCCTTAAGCCCTACTAATTGGAAATGGCTATATGAGTGATGTAGGACAACCACACTAAGAATAGAACAAAAAGATAAACCCTAGGAATCAGCACCTAAGGGctgcttggagtcagcaccaagcaaaACTGAAGTCGGCACCAGTGAAAgaaaacacatgtttttttaataattctcaaAAGCTGTCTTACAATAATCAGAAAAAGTACTTAAATAGCTAACAATAAAAATGCATAAAGAAACCCTAATTATTAAATGCTTGGGCTTGCTTAATCTCAAGCCCAATAACTAATAGGCTCCATCCATAAGGCCACAGGTTGGGCCATCTTTTTTTTGCTCTTCCtcctatatgtgtgtgtaattGGAGGCTTATACCTCGTGTCCGCACCAACTTCCCCCGGGTGAGAAGAACTCGACCTCGTCGAGTGGAAATCGGAAGAGCTTTGATAGTACTCCAGCAAGTCAGGATCCAGTCGCTGTAGCTTATCTCGAGTAATCCATGTGCAATCAAAATCTGGTCACCCTCGCCACCGAACTAGGAAACAGTGAACTCCTCCATCCCTGGTAGAAACAATCTGCTTATCTAAAATAGCATCAATAGATTCTTTATGTGCATAGGGCAGATTTAAGGGTAAAGGGGTGGGAATAGGGGCATCAATAGGATTAGGCAAAGACTCATCAAAAGGGGTATCAGGAATAACTGTGGGGCTTTTATAAGCAACTAGATCCTCAATATTAAAGGAGGGGCTAATACCATAATCATGAGGAAGGTCAATAACATATGCATTTGGACCCATTCGTTTCAATACCTTGAATGGTCCAGCACTACGAGCCTGCAATTTCTTAACGGTCCCAGAGGGAAACCGTTCAGGTCAAATCCGAATCATGACATAATCCCCTACCTGAAACTCTGCATGATGTCAATGAGTGTCAGCATGAATTTTGTATTGAGAATTACTTGcctgaatttttttgcaaatctcATTATGCAAATCATGAATATGTCGTGCAAATGCCTCAGCAAACTCAGAAATCCTAACATGTGGGGATATGGGCAAAAGATTTAAGGGCTTCCTAGGTGTATATTCATGCAcaacctcaaaaggactagcaCCTATAGACCTATTGATAGAGCTATTATATGCAAGTTAGGCTACAAGAAGAATTGAATCCCAATTCCGATTGGCGTCACCCACTAGACACCGAAGGAGGTTGCCTAGACTATGATTAACCACCCCAGCTTGACCATCAATTTGAGTATGAAATGCCgtggaaaatttcaatttggtgCCCACTAAATGCCACAAGGTCTTCCAAAAATAACTCATGAAGCGAATATCCCTATTAGACACTATGGTTTTGGGAAGACCATAAAGTTTGACAATCTCATCAAAGTAGAGCTTTGCAATCTTAGAAGCATCAAAGGTTTTAGAACATGGTAGGAAATGAGCCATCTTAGAGAAGCGATCAACAACTACTAGAATGgaatcatgcttcctaaaggtGCGGGGAAAAACTAACACAAAGTCCATACTCACATCCTACCACGGGCGATCTGGCACAGATAGAGGTGTGTACAGGCCAATGTTTTGCTTGCGATGTTTGGCTAGTTAACATATACGACACTGACCAACTATCTTGGCAATGCCTCTCTTAAGACTAGGCCAATAAAATTGACGTTCCACTTCCTCAATTGTCTTGTCTCGGCCAAAATGACCTACAAGGCCTCCCGCATGTATCTCCTAAACTAGGAAATCTCTCACTGAAGACCGAGGGATACATAA
This genomic stretch from Quercus robur chromosome 4, dhQueRobu3.1, whole genome shotgun sequence harbors:
- the LOC126722268 gene encoding nudix hydrolase 26, chloroplastic-like; the encoded protein is VGFQPYWLTYDFPPEVREKLKHQWGSDWKGQAHKWFLLKFTGKDEEINLLGDGTEKAEFGKWSWISPEQIVELAVDFNKPVYREVMTVFAPYLQ